The nucleotide window GGACGAACGTGCCGACGAGAATGGTGCCGATACCGCCGAGGAACGCGTAGTTCGCGAACCGACCCCAGTGTTCGAACGTCCTCGAGCGCGCGTAGATGTACCCCGAGACGAGCGCCGTCAGCAGTGCGGTGACCACCGCCGTAATGCCAAGCACCGTTAGCTGTGTCTCCGGTGGTGCGATCGAGATGACGCCGGCTCCGAAGATCCCGAACGCCAGCTGCAAGACGACCATCCCGACGAACGCGATCCCCATATCGCCGTTCGTGACCCCTCGCTCGGCGAGGAGCTGTCCGGCCATGATCGCCGCCCCGTAGACGAGCACGCCGACGATCGGAAACGCAAAGAGGTAGTCGTTGATCACTGCAAGCGGCGTCGACGCGAAGACGTACATCAACGCGACGGTGATCGTCATCAGCCCAGTCGCGCCGCCGATCACCTGTACCTCGCGACTCGAGAGGCCGAAGCCACGGCCTGTCTCGTGTGGGGTTTCGAAAGAACTCATTGCTCGAGTGTACGGCGTCCGGTCGCAAAAGTATGATCGTTGTGCCTGATCTGTATCCGTGTCGCCGTTTTGACCTCCCGCTTACGCGTCGGCGGGGTTCCAGCGGTCCGAATACGCCGTTCCACAGGTACACTGCGCGTAGGCGTGAATCACGTCTCCCTCGGCGTAGATCCCGCCGACGTCCTCGTTCTGTTCTTCCGCGAAGGCGAAAATGAACTGGACCTCGTGGTCGCCGTCACCCGGCGTTTCGGGACAGGTTCCGCCAGCGAGGTCCGCATCGACGATCCCCTCGAGGTCCATCGCGGATTTAGCGAACTGCATCGCTTCCATCCCGGTCGCTGCCTGAAACGCGTTCCGGCCGCGCTCGCCGTCGACGACGATCACGACACCGTCGTCGACCGCCTCGCCGAACTCAGCCAAGCGGTCGTCAGAGACGTACGAGTCGGCCAGAAACAACGCGACGTCGTCCGGCCGATCTCCGGCCAGAAACTCCTCGAGTGACTCACTCATAGCTCCGAATTACCGCTCGAGGTGGAAAAAAGGCGCTATACTGGTTCCAAACAGCCGCCAGTTGACGGCGGTCGGCGGTCGAATACCCATCGCTGTCGGTACCGGTGACCTCGAATCCGCGCTCGGATTACTGGTCCTCGAGATCTTTCGCGATGTCGTGGAGACTGTCGTTTGGTGGCTCGTGGGCGTCGTAGTAGACGGTCTCGCCCGGTGAGCGGAGTCCGTAGAGGAACTCGGGTTCGATAACGTCGACGAGAACCGAGCCGCCCATCGCCACGTCGTGGTTGTCGACCCAGTCAGTGAGACGATCGGTCGCGCCGGTCGGGTCGCGAGCCTGATCGGGCGTCTCGTAGATGCCGGGGATCGAGAGATTGTCACCGGTCAACGCTCGTTCGACCCGCGCGAAACACTCGTCGCCGTCGAGGGCGACTCGGACGACCTCGTCGGTCGGGAACGCATCGCGATCGTCGGCCGGTACCTCGAGACGGACGCCGGTTGCCGTCTCCGTACACGTCGACCGGACCGTCTGCACTGACGGGTGGTCGCTCGAAATTCGGTCTGCCATTGACGAAACGAAAATTCGGCCGGAGTTACTCGTCGGCGTCCTCGCCGTCGCCGAGCAGCGTGTCGATCTCGGTGCTGCCGGACTCGACGACCGTGGCGTTGATCTGTGCGACGGCGTCGGAGATCTCGCTTCCGCGAACCGTAACGCGCTTGCGCTCACCGTCGCGCGACGGCTTGTAGCCCGTCTGGCGCTCCTTCATCAGCACTTCCTGCAGGTTCGGGCCGGTGACGTCAGGGTTGAGCGGTCGCCCGGCTTCGTCGGAGCCACCGGTGATCTCGAGCGTGTAGCCGTCGAGGCCGACTGCCCCGCCGTCGACTTCCTCGCCGATCGATTTGCCGATGAACCGGTTTGCGTCCTGTTCTTCTGCCTCGAGCTGGTAGGACGACCCGGAATCGGGATCGCCGACGACGACAGTGAAACTTGCCATGTCCGACGGAAGACGGCCGTTGCTCAAAAGAACATCGATACGACCTACACCAGCGCCCCTGATCGGGGTCGATATCGA belongs to Natronorubrum aibiense and includes:
- a CDS encoding DUF5807 family protein, which codes for MSESLEEFLAGDRPDDVALFLADSYVSDDRLAEFGEAVDDGVVIVVDGERGRNAFQAATGMEAMQFAKSAMDLEGIVDADLAGGTCPETPGDGDHEVQFIFAFAEEQNEDVGGIYAEGDVIHAYAQCTCGTAYSDRWNPADA
- a CDS encoding DUF7112 family protein yields the protein MADRISSDHPSVQTVRSTCTETATGVRLEVPADDRDAFPTDEVVRVALDGDECFARVERALTGDNLSIPGIYETPDQARDPTGATDRLTDWVDNHDVAMGGSVLVDVIEPEFLYGLRSPGETVYYDAHEPPNDSLHDIAKDLEDQ
- a CDS encoding 30S ribosomal protein S6e → MASFTVVVGDPDSGSSYQLEAEEQDANRFIGKSIGEEVDGGAVGLDGYTLEITGGSDEAGRPLNPDVTGPNLQEVLMKERQTGYKPSRDGERKRVTVRGSEISDAVAQINATVVESGSTEIDTLLGDGEDADE